A part of Melittangium boletus DSM 14713 genomic DNA contains:
- the atpH gene encoding ATP synthase F1 subunit delta — translation MVNVSIARRYARALLDVATEAGRADAVSDQLSTFAGLLADNRELADVLFNPAFTASQRSRVVEGLIQASGALEPVLANTLRLLVDRNRLAYLPDIARLYRDMADAQAGRVRGHVTSAVPLTLDAVQKLSESLRALTQRNVVLEPRVDPNVLGGIAAQVGSTLYDGTLRTQLEQMRRELKQR, via the coding sequence ATGGTGAACGTGTCTATTGCCCGCCGCTACGCCCGTGCTCTTCTCGACGTCGCCACCGAGGCGGGACGTGCGGACGCCGTGTCCGACCAGCTGTCGACCTTCGCCGGCCTCCTGGCCGACAACCGCGAGTTGGCGGACGTGCTCTTCAACCCGGCCTTCACCGCCTCGCAGCGCAGCCGCGTGGTGGAGGGTTTGATCCAGGCGAGCGGAGCCCTGGAGCCCGTGCTGGCCAACACCCTGCGCCTGCTGGTGGATCGCAACCGGCTCGCCTACCTGCCGGACATCGCCCGCCTCTACCGCGACATGGCGGATGCCCAGGCGGGACGGGTGCGCGGCCACGTGACCAGCGCGGTGCCCCTCACCCTGGACGCCGTGCAGAAGCTCTCGGAGAGCCTGCGCGCCCTCACCCAGCGCAACGTGGTGCTCGAGCCGCGCGTGGACCCGAACGTGCTCGGAGGCATCGCCGCCCAGGTGGGCAGCACCCTCTACGACGGCACCCTGCGCACCCAGCTGGAGCAGATGCGCCGCGAGCTCAAGCAGCGCTAG
- a CDS encoding beta-propeller domain-containing protein codes for MHGNNGRKWVVLALAGVAGCSSEEEVIPENQPVQMSARLESFDSCEALESYIEDAAVLDMRATLERSKQYARGGLFGGIPESSPMPPTGDSSNSSPSPSPGSGAGGPSNHTGTNNQVTGVDEADFVKNDGTRLFVLSGQTLYLHRSWPAQSLRAESSLKLEGYPRQMFLHGDQVVVFSVVYEPQPGQGASVRVMSDIACPDLGFCGYSAHVSTKVTTVDVSQLAAPRVVREMYLPGDYQDARLAGGSARVVLREFFIWPAAVRWYPETSGMNWWDSRRMEPAFDKLMAENERIIRSHNLADWLKGGRIRLPDGTLVAWNRDCRDFHRTNAPSRLGFATVASIDLDAAVTQAPGITTLVAQTDLVYATATSLYLSARHWWWWEDAGQTDYSYVHKFELTQPHRAHYVASATIEGQPLNQFSFDEHEGVLRVATTLTRRVKDDSSRWGRTETSSRVATYAQQGSQLALLGQSPELAEGERIFSARFLGDKGYVVTFRQTDPLFTFDLSDPTQPRKVGELKVPGFSTYLHPLGDTHLLAVGEHRAEDGSWNSRSLKVTLFDVSDLAHPREAFTQQVGTSSSGSEALYDHKAFNYFAAKGLLAIPFTDWNWSKPSGGNYWDGFTSELRVFRVSPTTGIVPVGTLGMSDLFRTVNYYQWSYTYVPSVRRSVMADDYVYAITDAGVRVSHVNQLSQPLATTRFDSPR; via the coding sequence ATGCACGGCAACAACGGACGGAAGTGGGTGGTGCTCGCGTTGGCGGGCGTCGCGGGGTGCTCGTCGGAGGAAGAGGTCATTCCCGAGAACCAACCGGTGCAGATGAGCGCGCGGCTGGAGTCCTTCGACAGTTGCGAGGCGCTCGAGTCCTATATCGAGGACGCCGCGGTGCTCGACATGCGCGCGACCCTGGAGCGCTCCAAGCAGTACGCGCGGGGAGGCTTGTTCGGCGGTATTCCGGAGTCCTCTCCCATGCCGCCCACGGGCGATAGCTCGAATTCGAGCCCGAGCCCGAGCCCGGGTTCCGGCGCGGGCGGTCCGAGCAACCACACGGGCACCAACAACCAGGTGACCGGCGTGGACGAGGCGGACTTCGTGAAGAACGACGGCACGCGCCTGTTCGTCCTCTCCGGACAGACGCTCTACCTGCACCGCTCCTGGCCCGCCCAGTCGCTGCGGGCCGAGTCCTCCCTGAAACTGGAGGGCTATCCGCGGCAGATGTTCCTGCACGGCGATCAGGTGGTGGTCTTCTCCGTGGTGTACGAGCCCCAGCCGGGGCAGGGCGCTTCGGTTCGGGTGATGTCCGACATCGCATGCCCGGACCTCGGCTTCTGCGGCTATTCCGCCCACGTCTCCACCAAGGTGACGACGGTGGATGTGTCGCAGCTGGCCGCGCCCCGGGTGGTGAGGGAGATGTACCTGCCGGGCGACTACCAGGACGCGCGACTGGCGGGAGGCTCGGCGCGCGTGGTGCTGCGCGAGTTCTTCATCTGGCCCGCGGCCGTGCGCTGGTACCCCGAGACCTCGGGCATGAACTGGTGGGACTCCCGGCGGATGGAGCCCGCGTTCGACAAGCTGATGGCCGAGAACGAGCGCATCATCCGCTCGCACAACCTGGCGGACTGGCTGAAGGGGGGACGCATCCGCCTGCCGGATGGCACCCTGGTGGCGTGGAACCGTGACTGCCGGGACTTCCACCGGACCAACGCGCCCTCGCGGCTGGGCTTCGCCACCGTGGCCTCGATCGATCTGGACGCGGCGGTGACGCAGGCCCCGGGCATCACCACCCTGGTGGCCCAGACGGACCTCGTCTACGCCACCGCCACGTCGCTCTACCTGAGCGCGCGGCACTGGTGGTGGTGGGAGGACGCGGGGCAGACGGACTACTCCTATGTGCACAAGTTCGAGCTGACGCAGCCGCACCGCGCCCACTACGTGGCCAGCGCCACCATCGAGGGTCAGCCGCTCAATCAATTCAGCTTCGATGAGCACGAGGGCGTGCTGCGCGTGGCCACCACGCTCACGCGGCGGGTGAAGGATGACTCGTCGCGCTGGGGCCGGACCGAGACGTCCAGCCGCGTCGCCACCTACGCGCAACAAGGGAGCCAACTGGCGCTGCTGGGCCAGAGTCCGGAGCTGGCCGAGGGCGAGCGCATCTTCAGCGCGCGCTTCCTGGGCGACAAGGGCTACGTGGTGACGTTCCGCCAGACGGATCCGCTCTTCACCTTCGACCTGTCGGACCCCACACAACCGCGCAAGGTGGGCGAGCTCAAGGTGCCGGGCTTCTCCACGTACCTGCACCCGCTGGGCGACACGCACCTGCTGGCGGTTGGCGAGCACAGGGCGGAGGATGGCAGCTGGAACTCGCGCTCCCTCAAGGTGACGCTCTTCGACGTGAGCGACCTGGCCCACCCCCGCGAGGCCTTCACGCAACAGGTGGGCACGTCCTCCAGCGGCAGCGAGGCGCTCTACGATCACAAGGCCTTCAACTACTTCGCGGCCAAGGGCCTGCTCGCCATTCCCTTCACGGATTGGAACTGGAGCAAGCCGAGCGGGGGGAACTACTGGGACGGCTTCACGAGCGAGCTGCGGGTCTTCCGGGTGAGCCCCACCACCGGCATCGTTCCCGTGGGCACGCTCGGCATGAGCGACTTGTTCCGCACGGTCAACTATTACCAATGGAGCTACACCTACGTCCCCAGCGTGCGCCGCAGCGTGATGGCGGATGACTATGTGTACGCCATCACGGACGCGGGCGTGCGCGTCTCCCACGTGAACCAGCTGTCCCAGCCCCTGGCCACCACGCGCTTCGACTCTCCGCGTTAG
- a CDS encoding Hsp70 family protein, translating into MRDPVIGIDLGTTNSAVATVEGGQPRLIPSRAGGRLTPSVVGLTPRTAERVVGVPAQTLAEEHPDCVVWATKRFIGRRFTPELLQSARAVVPYPLMGGTTGDVRVKMAGRTVPVTQVAAMILGELKLDAEAYFGREVSQCVITVPANFDDGQRQATREAAAIAGLDVLRLINEPTAAALAYGLSRGFEGHALVFDLGGGTFDVTVLEVTDGVYEVKATGGDPALGGEDFDLRIVDWLLAQVEEPFREQVHRDVTSMHKLKVAAEQAKRELSEYEETLISLGGLGDHSQPTRKFTGLETALTRSFFEQLCEALSKRCLAVCESVMRDARMEPSRVDAVLLVGGMTRVPFIRRLVSDFFGKAASTEVNPDEAVALGAAIHSDELTSQAGAALLLDVVGNSLGVGVLGGKVRRLIARNRSVPVVAKELFHPGSHNQKEARIPIYQGESDLQDENRKLGELVLRNLQAGSRADTPLEVTFELSNEGILAVRAVDLQTGLSEQVRVEARPHLPAPEADRLVKEQAAYSQKQAQVDARKSEDKFRKLLERGEKLARLLQHSAEENPGEQNETAAANVRSLLDTGRVALESQDAARCAQVARELSHLLAGRQA; encoded by the coding sequence ATGCGCGACCCCGTCATCGGCATCGATCTGGGCACCACCAACAGCGCGGTGGCCACCGTGGAGGGCGGCCAGCCGCGCCTCATCCCATCCCGCGCCGGAGGCCGTCTGACGCCCTCCGTGGTGGGGCTCACCCCCCGGACGGCCGAGCGCGTCGTGGGCGTCCCGGCGCAGACCCTGGCCGAGGAGCACCCGGACTGCGTTGTGTGGGCCACCAAGCGTTTCATCGGGCGGCGCTTCACCCCGGAATTGCTCCAGTCGGCGCGCGCCGTGGTGCCCTATCCCCTGATGGGCGGCACCACCGGGGACGTGCGCGTGAAGATGGCCGGGCGCACCGTGCCCGTCACCCAGGTGGCGGCGATGATCCTGGGCGAGCTCAAGCTCGACGCGGAGGCCTACTTCGGCCGGGAGGTGAGCCAGTGCGTCATCACCGTTCCGGCCAACTTCGATGACGGCCAGCGCCAGGCCACGCGCGAGGCGGCCGCCATCGCCGGCCTGGACGTGCTGCGCCTCATCAACGAGCCCACCGCCGCGGCGCTCGCCTACGGGCTGTCGCGGGGCTTCGAGGGCCATGCGCTCGTGTTCGACCTGGGCGGAGGCACCTTCGATGTCACCGTGCTGGAGGTCACCGACGGCGTCTATGAGGTGAAGGCCACCGGAGGCGACCCGGCGCTGGGCGGCGAGGACTTCGATCTGCGCATCGTCGACTGGCTGCTCGCCCAGGTGGAGGAGCCCTTCCGCGAGCAGGTGCACCGCGACGTGACGTCCATGCACAAGCTCAAGGTCGCCGCCGAGCAGGCCAAGCGCGAGCTGTCCGAGTACGAGGAAACCCTCATCTCGCTCGGGGGCCTGGGGGACCACTCGCAGCCCACGCGCAAGTTCACGGGCCTGGAGACGGCCCTCACGCGCTCCTTCTTCGAGCAGCTGTGCGAGGCGCTCTCCAAGCGGTGCCTGGCGGTGTGCGAGTCGGTGATGCGCGATGCGCGCATGGAGCCCTCGCGGGTGGACGCGGTGCTGCTGGTGGGGGGCATGACGCGCGTGCCGTTCATCCGCCGGCTGGTGTCGGACTTCTTCGGCAAGGCGGCCTCCACCGAGGTCAACCCCGACGAGGCCGTGGCCCTGGGCGCGGCCATCCACTCCGATGAGCTGACGAGTCAGGCCGGCGCGGCGCTGCTCCTGGACGTGGTGGGCAACTCGCTGGGCGTGGGCGTGCTCGGGGGCAAGGTGCGCCGCCTCATCGCCCGCAACCGCTCGGTGCCCGTGGTGGCCAAGGAGCTCTTCCACCCGGGCAGCCACAACCAGAAGGAAGCGCGCATCCCCATCTACCAGGGCGAGAGCGACCTGCAGGACGAGAACCGCAAGCTCGGGGAGCTGGTGCTGCGCAACCTCCAGGCGGGCTCGCGCGCGGATACGCCCCTGGAGGTGACGTTCGAGCTGTCCAACGAGGGCATCCTCGCGGTGCGCGCCGTGGACCTGCAGACGGGCCTGAGCGAGCAGGTGCGCGTGGAGGCCCGGCCCCACCTGCCGGCCCCGGAAGCGGACCGGCTCGTCAAGGAGCAGGCCGCCTACTCCCAGAAGCAGGCCCAGGTGGACGCGCGCAAGTCCGAGGACAAGTTCCGCAAGCTCCTGGAGCGCGGCGAGAAGCTGGCGAGGTTGCTGCAGCACTCCGCCGAGGAGAACCCCGGTGAGCAGAACGAGACGGCCGCGGCCAACGTGCGTTCCCTGCTGGACACGGGCCGCGTCGCGCTCGAGTCCCAGGATGCCGCGCGGTGCGCCCAGGTGGCGCGCGAGCTGAGCCACCTGTTGGCGGGGCGCCAGGCCTAG